In Ostrea edulis chromosome 10, xbOstEdul1.1, whole genome shotgun sequence, one genomic interval encodes:
- the LOC125665917 gene encoding growth/differentiation factor 8-like, which yields MYPYFIPFIYTYTYVTMLAFSTVIPRTGNTTDIDGQYNSTNVYSEQVLSILEQNNGILDNPDEPNSTENQCQLCHIRESQKRLRKESIKNKLMHALRLDVFGLPNVTRRHFPRVPSYERIREQYNREIDLEEMRMQRDQPYSYEERVVEEEEEFGRPERTFIMSENPPTSLGIEVPNAVYFNIPRMENRDVKRAILWVYIAPRSQFHLPKNVSEIFLYKLVPPGKRGGPPVKRFLKKRKRAISNVIGWHHFDITDLARRWASNPATNLGIVVEALDGNDENLIVLPTGSANNAGFEPSLDFKTTTAVQNHRRKRSTVLNCNEENQFDTCCRYPLTVDFVEFGWDFVIAPQRYDAYYCAGECRHEGLSQSGHSAVVQHIPDSRIIGSNPGPCCTPVRMATLKMLYFDHNSRIQLTTLPRMKVMRCGCA from the exons ATGTATCCATACTTCATCCCATTCATTTACACGTATACCTACGTTACGATGTTAGCTTTCAGTACTGTGATACCACGAACAGGTAATACCACTGACATCGACGGACAGTACAATAGTACTAACGTGTACTCAGAACAAGTACTTAGTATTCTGGAGCAAAATAATGGTATTCTTGACAACCCAGATGAGCCCAATAGTACTGAAAATCAGTGTCAATTATGTCATATCCGAGAAAGTCAAAAACGTCTCAGAAAGGaatcaattaaaaataaattaatgcacGCCTTGCGATTGGATGTATTTGGATTACCAAACGTTACACGGAGACACTTCCCGAGGGTCCCCTCTTATGAGAGAATACGAGAACAATACAACAGAGAAATTGATTTAGAAGAAATGCGAATGCAACGTGATCAGCCATATTCGTATGAGGAGCGAGTTgtagaagaagaagaagaattcgGCAGACCGGAAAGAACATTTATTATGTCCGAAAACC CGCCAACCTCTCTTGGAATAGAGGTACCAAATGCAGTGTATTTTAATATACCCAGAATGGAGAACAGAGATGTTAAGCGTGCGATCCTCTGGGTTTATATAGCACCACGCAGTCAATTCCACTTACCAAAGAACGTGTCAGAAATATTTCTCTATAAGTTGGTTCCCCCTGGGAAACGTGGTGGACCACCAGTCAAAAGGTTTCTGAAAAAGAGGAAAAGGGCCATTTCTAATGTAATTGGTTGGCATCATTTTGATATCACTGATCTTGCGCGTAGATGGGCATCAAATCCTGCCACAAACCTTGGAATCGTGGTGGAGGCCCTAGATGGAAACGATGAAAATTTAATCGTGTTACCCACGGGATCTGCAAATAATGCTGGATTT GAACCAAGTCTTGACTTCAAAACAACGACCGCTGTTCAAAATCATCGAAGAAAGAGGTCTACCGTCTTAAACTGCAACGAAGAGAACCAGTTTGACACGTGCTGTCGGTATCCATTGACGGTCGATTTTGTGGAGTTTGGCTGGGATTTTGTTATCGCTCCTCAGCGATATGACGCCTATTACTGTGCCGGGGAATGTCGTCACGAGGGGCTGAGCCAATCCGGTCATTCTGCTGTCGTTCAACACATTCCGGATTCCAGGATCATTGGCTCCAATCCCGGACCCTGCTGTACGCCTGTCCGGATGGCAACTCTCAAAATGCTTTACTTTGACCATAATTCGAGAATTCAGTTGACGACACTGCCTAGAATGAAAGTCATGCGCTGTGGATGCGCATAA